The Acropora palmata chromosome 3, jaAcrPala1.3, whole genome shotgun sequence nucleotide sequence tattatgtcttagtaaacttaaggaacttataccaacatctctactcgacacccttacgactattgctgacaaacgagctaacaagactacagaacaacaccacgccatagtacaatcaaaactgacccgacttcaacatgctgcacacaagaaacgccacaagaccgacaaaaactgggtcaggaatatttcttcccgtcccttagatgaaaacgaaacgcaagtactctcatgcggacttaaacattctgttactcctaaacggataccaaccgacgatattgtattgagtgttgagtccgttctggcccgtcagagggagctaccagaatcgactaaggacgacatcaggagcagaatagcttccactctacaatcagcctcactcaccgactgcaacttgacgaaagacgaattacacgcattgagacggttaagaaacgacaaggacatagtcatacttcccgcagacaaaggacgtgttactgttgttatggacaagaaggactatacggacaaaatggactcactagttaatgacaaacagacatacgaaccactgaagcatgaccccacaccagcactccaacgaagactagATAGATactaatacaataataattattattcacttcTGGGTCCGTGAAAGTGGTGGATAGTTACCTTGCCCCTTCGTGGCTTggcaaatatccaccactactCACTtccacctcagtgaataataTTACTAAGGTTGACGGTAAAGATGCACAATGAAATTTTGGGATGATAAAACCTCACTAATTTAGACAATACTAAGCTATTGTGGAAATGCTTATGTCAAATGTTTGAAAGCTATAAGAGCCATCTTTTAAGAAAATGCTCAGCATTGTAACTTGCTAAGTTCTCAAGGATATTGGGCCACAATAGCTTAAAAACAAGATAAAACTATTGATTTACTGACAACAATATTCTCTAATAATATTAGCACAAATACCTTCTGTATGGATAAAAATAATAGATTATATATATTGTGTACTCATTACTGGTATTGGAGCCTCACCACATTAGaggatgaaaaacaaaaacatggattatattaattttacaacaaATATGGGTTGCATTTTCTTGCACCTTCAAAGATGCACCAAAAACGAGGAGGGGCAAAATTTGGAGCTGCCCTCTGCCTGTTTTCTTTAAGATCATATTTCAGGCCTCCTAAATGCACTCTACATCTATCAAGGACACCGCTAATGCTGCTCTCAACTCTTCCAGTTAGAAGTGGCATTTCTGCATAAATTATAATCAAAGTTAATATTGGAGCTGCTGAAAAACATGAAGGAATCATCATTACGTTTTGTCTAAAACGATTTTGTCCAAAAGCGCTTACAGGAAATGAGTAAGGGTGTAGTATGGAAAACAACACCTCTCACGAAAAACTTAAGACTTTTTGTCCTACAGTTTCCTGCACATGAAACATTAGGCCAAATTGAAGCACGCTTTTTGAATAACAGCAAACGTTGGTTGTTGATTGGCtcaatattaataacaaaatgttAGATTTTCTCGTTGtctcattaaaataaaaaaaaaattgttacttTATTTTGCGAGCTTGGAGTTTacacatttgaaaacttctgTGAAGAGTtaatttacatgaaaataacggaaatttgaagaatttgCATAGGTAAATAAAAGACCTTTGAATATGATCTCAAGACCTGTCCATACACTTCAAAGGTAGATTTCAAAATACCCGTCCATATGAATAGGTATTTGCCTCGTTCTTCAGACGATGCCGCTTCAAGAATACAATAGACTCCAACGCAAGCTCTAAGCTAAAGACTATTTTTCCTTTCCGAAATGTGAGCGGCTGTGCGGATCAGTTCTCCTTGAGAAACAAGCCGTGGCAGTAGACCCTAAGGTTTCGAACCATTATCCTACACATGACCGAAAAGGCGAGCACTGTTAAAATTATTCAGTTCAAGAAGACTTAAACCCAAGAAAAACTGCCTAAGCTCTTTTAGAATAGGTCTGCACTGCGACCAAAAAACGAACCTTTCTCCTTGCGTGTGTGTGGGCTGCGCGATATCGAATTTTAAGTTTGCTGCAACTTCCTGCAACAAACTTCAGAAACCCCTTCGAAAATGGTTCGCAACGACACAAAAAGTCAAATACTCACATCGGATTGCGAGGGTCCCAGTTGATCGAAGTGTAGACATCGCGGCCATAAACGCTTGCTAAACCAAAGATAATTAAGACCCCGAATGTGTTCATAATGTTGAGTAACTTGAACAGGGCCTTGTGATGGCTTGGTGGTGTAGCTTCGCACCTACCGGATAAACTTCTTACAGATCTTCCATTTCAACTCTCAGTTCCATCTTTGCCTTGCCACAATGGATCTTGATCAATGTAACATGAATATTAGCTGTAAGCAACGAATTTCTTCTGGCGTTTCAGACACAAAAACACGTCGCGAACTCGATCCGTCACTTCCTCGGTCAAACAGGTCATGCGAATGCGCATGAAAACCATAAATCCATATCAACATGAGGGAGGGACGACTAGTACTATGTTGTTTCCTGTCGAGTTATACCTATCAGCGGCCATCCCGAGGAAGTGTTTCAGGGAGCCCCTATTCTTGGCTTGCACTCACGTGACTTCCGGTTCAATTTCCCATTTCCGTCGGCCATGCTGGTGTTCCAAAtaccaatatggcggacgGGATGTTGACCACGTAGTCACCAAAACATAAACTTAAACCCGATTTTTTCTTATTCCGCTGCCTCAAAATGCCCATGTGCCTGATTGTTGGGTGTTCCAGAAAGACTGGTCGAGATAAGGGAATCCGATTGTATCGAGTTCCAGCCGTTGTGACAAATCAAGGCCCAGAAGTTGAAGAATTGAGTACCGAGAGACGACGATTATGGATCTCTGCAATAAGTCGCGATGATCTTacggaaaaaattttgaacagcGATAGAGTTTGTGACCAACATTTCCATTCTGGAACTGCAGCTCCTTTGTGGGATCGTTACAATATTGACTGGGTCCCTACTCTCAATTTGGGCCATGGCAAATCGGCGACGCAGAGAGGACAAAATGCAGCACGAGAAGCTCGAGCGGAGAGGTCCAAGGAAAGGCGAAAACGACAGGCGGAACAGCAAGAACAAGAACGTTTACTGAAGCAGCAGAAGTTAAATGAGCCTGGAATCCCTCTTGCCGATTTTGCGTCCGAGATCGAAAGTTCGAGTACCCCAGGCACAGAACAAGTTCACGATGAGACTGTAGACTTGCAACGTGATGAGCAAGAAACACATCACTCAAGCTCTACACAAACAGAGGCTTTTGATTATTTATATCGGTCCGTGGAATCTGGGTCTGTTAAGGACTGCCCACGAAATGATGCCTCAACTCAAACAGAAGAGTTTGACTACTTGTTTACTCAATCAGCAACGAGCAAGCcctttgataaaaattattttagagaAGATAACGGGAAAGTGTCATTTTACACAGGTTTGCCAACGTACGAAGTACTGGAAGCCACTTTCGATCATGTTTCACCCTTTTTCAAACGACGAACACAATCTCTtactttatttcaagaaatggtCATGGTTCTGATGAAATTAAGACTCAATGTTCCACACCAAGACTTGGCCTACAGATTTGGCGTCTCTCAGTCTACAGTGTCAAGAACATTTGCTCACTGGCTGCTCATCATGGATGTTCGTTTGTCCCCACTTATTAGGTGGCCTGAGGGAGAAGAGCTTTGGAAGACCATGTCTCAGtgttttaagttttcctttggaaacaaaacaactgtcattattgactgttttgaagtgttttgtgTGAAACCTACAAACCTCCTGGCTAGAGCACAAACATTCAGCTCTTACAAGCACCACAATACAGTCAAGATCCTCACTGGCATCACCCCTCAAGGCTGCATCTCATTTGTCTCAGAAGCCTGGGGGGGACGCACCTCAGACAAACATCTTACTGAAAATTGAGGCTTGCTAAATAAATTGCTTCCTGGGGATTTAGTTATGGCAGACAGAGGGTTCACTATTCATGATGGTGTTGCTCTAAAACAAGCTCAACTTGTAATTCCAGCATTTActaaaggaaaagaacaatTGAACCctattgatgttgaaaaaacaagggGGATCGCACATGTCAGGATCCACGTTGAGAGAGTTATAGGACTTTTACGCAGAAAATACACTATTCTGGAGAATACCTTGCCAGTAGATCTTTTAACGTGTAATCCAAATGGAAATCCAGAGGTCCAGGTACCTATGATCGACCGTATAATCAGAGTTTGCTCTGGCCTTGTCAATCTATGTGGCCCGATTGTTCCATTTGATTAGATCCATCTTTGCACAATACAATGGAATCCCAATTTTTGAAACCTCCAAGGGCAGCGAAAATTGGTTTGAGAAATTAGATTTCAAATCAATGGTTAAATATAGTACATTGTTTAAAGAGGTGAAATGAGTAAAAGTTCAAGTTACCAGAtgttttgcaaaaaagaaGATTCAAGAAACTGGGGTTCCATTGTACTCAGCCATGTGAACTGTGCTGCTTTTAACCAACTTTTTTGACttattttaatgttgttgATGTATGTACCACCACCTGTGGGTATCCCCTTATTTTGCTTTAACGGGATGTGCGAGTAGGGCTTTTAGGGATTTTTGTCTTAATCGGAGCCAGCTGTCCCCCAAGCgagaacaattattttcttgtctgAAACAGGGTCTTGTTTTAGGTTAAATGTCCCAAGCTGGGTATCAAAAATTGGCATGCTGAATTTATTGAGTTTATTCTTAAACAAGGTCAGGATTTGAGTGACTGGGGCACCTCCCCAGCCAAAGATATGCTGAGTA carries:
- the LOC141875591 gene encoding uncharacterized protein LOC141875591, with the translated sequence MPMCLIVGCSRKTGRDKGIRLYRVPAVVTNQGPEVEELSTERRRLWISAISRDDLTEKILNSDRVCDQHFHSGTAAPLWDRYNIDWVPTLNLGHGKSATQRGQNAAREARAERSKERRKRQAEQQEQERLLKQQKLNEPGIPLADFASEIESSSTPGTEQVHDETVDLQRDEQETHHSSSTQTEAFDYLYRSVESGSVKDCPRNDASTQTEEFDYLFTQSATSKPFDKNYFREDNGKVSFYTGLPTYEVLEATFDHVSPFFKRRTQSLTLFQEMVMVLMKLRLNVPHQDLAYRFGVSQSTVSRTFAHWLLIMDVRLSPLIRWPEGEELWKTMSQCFKFSFGNKTTVIIDCFEVFCVKPTNLLARAQTFSSYKHHNTVKILTGITPQGCISFVSEAWGGRTSDKHLTEN